A stretch of Lentimicrobiaceae bacterium DNA encodes these proteins:
- a CDS encoding NAD-dependent epimerase/dehydratase family protein — MKKIVVAGAGGFIGGHLTKRLKEMGNDVRAVDKKPLNQWYQVHADVENLVLDLNSKENCYTALNGYNEVFNLAADMGGMGFIETHKAECMLSVLINTHLLMAAKDLGIDRFFYASSACVYNGEKQQDVNNPGLKESDAYPAQSEDGYGWEKLFSERMCRHFREDYGINTRVARFHNVYGPHGTWDGGREKAPAAMCRKVLEAELYGKDEINIWGDGEQTRSFIDITECVEGILKIMYSDIIEPINLGSSEMVSINQLVDIVEKIGHIKLKRTYDLDAPKGVRGRNSDNTLILELLGWEPTLPLAVGMKETYDWIKTQMISGGKK; from the coding sequence ATGAAAAAGATTGTAGTAGCCGGAGCCGGTGGTTTTATTGGCGGTCACCTGACCAAAAGGTTGAAAGAGATGGGTAATGATGTACGTGCGGTGGATAAAAAGCCTTTGAACCAGTGGTACCAGGTTCATGCGGATGTCGAAAATCTGGTTCTTGATTTGAATAGCAAAGAAAACTGCTACACGGCATTGAATGGATACAATGAAGTCTTCAATCTCGCCGCTGATATGGGCGGCATGGGTTTCATCGAGACTCATAAGGCAGAATGCATGCTGAGCGTACTGATCAATACGCACTTGCTGATGGCTGCAAAGGATTTGGGAATTGACAGGTTCTTTTATGCCTCCTCGGCTTGTGTTTACAATGGTGAAAAGCAACAGGATGTCAACAATCCGGGTTTGAAAGAGTCGGATGCTTATCCCGCCCAGTCGGAAGATGGTTATGGATGGGAAAAATTGTTTTCTGAAAGGATGTGCCGTCATTTCAGGGAAGATTATGGAATTAATACCCGGGTTGCCCGTTTTCACAATGTTTACGGACCTCATGGGACCTGGGACGGAGGACGCGAAAAGGCGCCGGCTGCCATGTGCCGCAAAGTGCTTGAAGCAGAATTGTACGGGAAAGATGAGATCAATATATGGGGTGATGGTGAACAGACCAGAAGTTTCATTGACATTACCGAGTGTGTAGAGGGGATTCTTAAAATCATGTACAGCGACATCATCGAGCCGATCAATCTGGGAAGCAGCGAAATGGTTTCAATCAATCAGTTGGTGGATATCGTTGAGAAAATTGGCCACATCAAACTGAAAAGAACCTATGATTTGGATGCTCCAAAAGGTGTACGCGGACGCAACAGTGACAATACCCTCATCCTTGAACTTTTGGGATGGGAACCAACACTGCCATTGGCTGTCGGCATGAAGGAGACCTACGACTGGATCAAAACCCAAATGATAAGCGGCGGAAAAAAATAG
- a CDS encoding adenylyltransferase/cytidyltransferase family protein, translated as MTDKKVLVSGCYDLLHAGHIAFFKTAAQYGKLYVSLGQDENLLRLKGKKPYFSQEERAYMVGAVKYVSEAFVASGEGMLDFEEDMKRIKPDYFVVNSDGYTDGKKRLCEENNVELIVLERIPEEGLPARSSSQSKKELKFPYRLCLAGGWMDQPWVSKVHSGPCVVVQIWPDIDFNDRSGMATSSRKIARELWGDKVPEGDQVRNAKLLFGAENPPGSEYISGSQDQLGILLPGANRLDYDGKFWPNNIESTVDPDTCEWLSKVLHLIPLAPRPEGYDPLLEKHLSIENVGELADSCQLCWEGIVEKDVKKLGEGMKGTFLSWKKMLPYTVPDWVWEEMNTKWFSNYPGAITSGSGGGYVIVASEEEIPGALKIKVKY; from the coding sequence ATGACAGATAAAAAAGTATTGGTCAGTGGCTGCTACGATCTGCTTCATGCGGGACACATTGCCTTTTTTAAGACTGCGGCGCAGTACGGGAAGCTCTATGTGAGTCTTGGACAGGACGAAAATCTTTTGCGGCTAAAGGGGAAAAAGCCCTATTTCTCGCAGGAAGAAAGAGCCTATATGGTTGGTGCAGTAAAATATGTTTCAGAAGCCTTTGTTGCCTCAGGCGAGGGTATGCTCGATTTCGAAGAGGACATGAAGCGTATAAAGCCTGACTATTTTGTAGTGAATTCGGATGGTTACACTGATGGTAAAAAGCGTCTTTGTGAAGAGAACAATGTCGAACTGATCGTTCTGGAGCGTATTCCGGAGGAGGGACTGCCTGCCAGATCCAGTTCGCAATCCAAAAAAGAGTTGAAATTTCCTTACCGGCTCTGCCTGGCAGGGGGATGGATGGATCAACCCTGGGTTTCGAAGGTTCACAGCGGACCCTGTGTGGTCGTTCAGATCTGGCCGGATATCGATTTCAATGATCGTTCGGGAATGGCCACCAGTTCGCGTAAAATTGCACGCGAATTGTGGGGGGACAAGGTCCCGGAAGGAGACCAGGTACGCAATGCCAAATTGCTTTTCGGAGCCGAAAACCCTCCCGGATCAGAGTATATTTCAGGTTCCCAGGATCAATTGGGGATTCTTTTGCCCGGCGCGAACCGATTGGATTATGATGGAAAATTCTGGCCAAACAACATAGAATCGACTGTCGATCCAGATACTTGCGAATGGTTGTCCAAAGTTTTGCACCTCATTCCGCTTGCCCCAAGGCCTGAAGGATATGATCCGTTACTTGAAAAGCACCTATCGATTGAAAACGTTGGTGAATTGGCCGATTCGTGCCAATTGTGTTGGGAAGGCATCGTGGAAAAGGATGTTAAAAAGCTGGGAGAAGGGATGAAAGGAACCTTCCTGTCCTGGAAAAAAATGTTGCCATACACTGTTCCCGATTGGGTTTGGGAAGAGATGAATACCAAATGGTTTTCCAATTATCCGGGGGCAATTACCTCAGGAAGTGGAGGTGGATATGTCATTGTGGCTTCTGAGGAGGAGATTCCGGGAGCATTGAAAATCAAGGTAAAATATTAA
- a CDS encoding mannose-1-phosphate guanylyltransferase, translating to MNRNYCLIMAGGSGTRFWPRSRVSKPKQYLNIFGEESLIQETVKRFSKFLPEERIYIISAKSQQDVLEEQITNLPHRNLIYEPVGKNTLPAIGLAALIIAEKDPEGILIVSPSDHLIDNEKLFKDTIESAALVAEKTNGIVTIGITPKYPATGYGYVQTSEEVKLGQLIKSYSVRQFVEKPNVEVATGYLQQGGFFWNSGIFIFKVSVFLDSVKKYAPELYASLEEIRTYIGTEQFETALDKIYREVTSISIDYGILEKAQNVFLVQGDFVWNDLGSWEEVYKYSPKDENLNALSGKVIVRETKNSFVHAQDSLVAVVGLEDVIVVQEGNTILVCKRDQAENIKQVVSEIDGRKLYQYL from the coding sequence ATGAACCGCAACTATTGTCTGATCATGGCAGGAGGGTCAGGGACCCGCTTTTGGCCGCGTAGCAGGGTAAGCAAACCCAAGCAGTATCTCAATATTTTTGGAGAAGAGTCACTGATTCAGGAGACTGTAAAGCGGTTTTCGAAATTTTTGCCGGAAGAGCGTATTTATATTATCTCGGCCAAATCCCAACAGGATGTCCTGGAGGAACAAATTACCAATCTTCCGCATAGAAACCTGATTTATGAACCGGTCGGCAAAAATACCTTGCCTGCCATAGGTTTGGCAGCCCTGATCATTGCTGAAAAAGATCCTGAAGGAATACTGATTGTTTCTCCTTCCGACCATCTCATCGATAATGAGAAGCTCTTCAAAGATACCATTGAATCGGCTGCTCTGGTAGCAGAGAAAACGAATGGAATCGTGACAATAGGGATTACCCCGAAATACCCGGCTACCGGATATGGATATGTTCAAACTTCAGAAGAGGTAAAACTTGGGCAGCTGATTAAATCCTATTCTGTCAGGCAGTTTGTTGAGAAGCCTAACGTTGAAGTTGCTACAGGGTATCTTCAACAGGGGGGATTTTTCTGGAACAGCGGAATTTTTATTTTCAAAGTCTCCGTTTTTCTGGATTCGGTGAAAAAATATGCGCCTGAGCTTTATGCATCCCTTGAAGAAATCAGAACTTATATTGGTACTGAACAGTTCGAAACTGCACTGGACAAAATTTACAGAGAGGTTACTTCGATTTCTATTGACTATGGCATTCTGGAGAAGGCACAAAATGTTTTTTTGGTACAGGGCGACTTTGTCTGGAACGATTTGGGCAGTTGGGAAGAGGTCTATAAATATAGCCCAAAGGACGAAAATCTGAATGCCCTGAGCGGGAAGGTGATCGTTCGGGAGACAAAGAATTCATTTGTCCATGCACAGGATAGTTTAGTTGCTGTAGTCGGGCTGGAAGATGTGATTGTCGTTCAGGAGGGGAATACCATTCTGGTCTGCAAGCGCGATCAGGCTGAAAATATCAAACAGGTGGTCAGTGAAATTGACGGAAGGAAACTCTATCAATACCTCTAA
- a CDS encoding alpha-L-fucosidase translates to MLIIVLSMMTTVPVLAQNFTSAPESFKQYTYPEWFRDAKFGIWAHWGPQAVPRQGDWYAKQLYQEGSGDYKYHVAHYGHPSKFGYKDIIPLWKAERWDPEQLMALYKKVGAKYFVSMATHHDNFFLWNSKIHKWNAVNMGPKKDVVGLWQKAAKKEGLRFGVSEHLGASYTWFQSSRGADKTSPMAGVPYDGTNPEFEDLYHPKTAADDKEWLTTNLDNQKNWLACITELIDMYKPDLLYSDSELPFGEVGRNMLAHYYNQDISKNNGKLEAVYTCKLRASEGRWVQDLERGAMDSISPYPWQTDTSIGDWYYRTGQKYMTGTQVIQMLIDIVSKNGNLLLNVVQTPEGDLEPDVLAILDVIAKWTPANGEGIYGTRPWKIYGEGPTTKKSQEKGRFGGVKDVRPYDSSDIRFTQKGETLYAFCMKIPVADVKIVSLGNNSKLSDKKIKSVSLLGSKEKLSWKQEADALVINRPAKLPEWEVATFKVEFKK, encoded by the coding sequence ATGCTGATCATCGTGCTCAGCATGATGACAACAGTTCCTGTGCTGGCACAGAATTTTACGTCAGCTCCGGAATCTTTCAAGCAGTACACCTATCCGGAGTGGTTCCGTGATGCCAAATTTGGTATCTGGGCGCACTGGGGTCCGCAGGCAGTTCCCCGACAGGGAGACTGGTATGCAAAGCAGTTGTATCAGGAGGGTAGCGGCGATTACAAATACCATGTAGCGCATTACGGTCACCCGTCCAAATTTGGTTACAAAGACATCATTCCTTTGTGGAAAGCAGAGAGGTGGGATCCTGAGCAATTGATGGCATTGTACAAAAAAGTAGGAGCCAAATATTTTGTCAGCATGGCCACCCATCATGATAATTTCTTTTTGTGGAACTCCAAAATTCACAAATGGAATGCGGTGAATATGGGGCCTAAAAAAGACGTGGTTGGCTTGTGGCAAAAGGCAGCCAAAAAGGAGGGGTTGCGTTTTGGGGTATCCGAACACCTGGGAGCAAGTTATACCTGGTTCCAGTCGAGCAGGGGCGCCGACAAAACCAGTCCGATGGCAGGCGTTCCTTACGATGGAACCAATCCGGAATTCGAAGATCTGTATCATCCTAAAACCGCGGCTGACGACAAAGAGTGGTTGACCACCAATCTGGATAACCAGAAAAACTGGCTTGCCTGCATCACCGAGTTGATAGACATGTACAAACCAGACCTGCTCTATTCAGACAGTGAACTTCCTTTCGGAGAAGTTGGCAGGAACATGCTGGCGCATTATTACAACCAGGATATCTCCAAAAACAACGGCAAACTTGAGGCTGTTTACACCTGCAAGCTGCGTGCCTCAGAAGGAAGATGGGTACAGGATCTTGAGCGGGGAGCCATGGATTCCATCAGTCCTTATCCCTGGCAAACCGATACATCCATTGGCGACTGGTACTACCGCACCGGACAAAAATACATGACAGGAACGCAGGTCATCCAGATGCTGATCGACATTGTGAGCAAAAATGGCAACCTGTTGCTCAATGTGGTACAAACTCCGGAAGGAGATCTCGAACCCGATGTTCTGGCTATTTTGGATGTGATCGCTAAATGGACTCCGGCAAATGGTGAAGGCATCTACGGCACACGTCCCTGGAAAATTTATGGCGAGGGACCGACAACAAAGAAAAGTCAGGAAAAGGGGAGATTTGGTGGGGTGAAAGATGTGCGTCCCTATGACTCTTCAGACATTCGGTTTACCCAAAAAGGGGAAACGCTTTATGCATTTTGCATGAAAATCCCTGTGGCGGATGTGAAAATTGTCTCTCTGGGAAATAACTCGAAATTGTCTGATAAAAAGATCAAATCTGTTTCCCTTCTTGGGAGTAAGGAAAAGTTGAGCTGGAAACAGGAAGCTGATGCCTTGGTGATTAACAGACCGGCCAAACTGCCCGAATGGGAAGTGGCAACGTTTAAGGTTGAGTTTAAGAAATAA